The Lactuca sativa cultivar Salinas chromosome 2, Lsat_Salinas_v11, whole genome shotgun sequence genome includes a window with the following:
- the LOC111893892 gene encoding leucine-rich repeat receptor protein kinase HPCA1, producing the protein MSSSEVDLEKCRIPLAEIIRATKNFSSETLVGDGGFGMVYRGQLSNHWKKQLVAIKRLDPKGYQGTKEFHNEVKLVSSFNHPNIIPFVGYCDDENEKIIVFKYATNRSLEYHLQDRDRRSRLTWEQRLKICLGAAYGLKYLHSGVGEHSRVIHRDLKSANILLDDNLEAKICDFGLSRLSPRNQQDTHVRTKAAGTRFYMDPSYVESSTLTKESDIYSFGVIMFEISSGMMAYHARRFKDSKELYLIYLVRSYYHDHKLADGLDKLIDPTIKDLIHMRSFDKFNEIAHECINFDFRKRPTVDRIIKTIDEALNIQLNGFDSAAYSEAFWNELLPPDYQEIIERAVSPLGFASKKELYFCLSDSHILLDRGYLSFQLDMESGKKSYMLGAKELLIDWQDEPQYWEWGHTLKSRFSEVCILKSVCWLSIHGKIAFVMLSPYTTYVAYLVFRTTSNSKGLSVPAKTMVRFGGIKMETENVYLQRPEGSEKWQENDVFPHRRKDGWMEIKLGEFEYNDEDVGEIEMAFEEVKCLNWKHGLIVEGIELRPKTTDQYSPSVKHTYTHKQRERKMISKSTSLSVLPKGCVSSVLSLTSARKVLRKCTTTIKIRN; encoded by the exons ATGTCTTCTTCCGAGGTAGACCTAGAAAAATGTCGAATTCCACTAGCGGAGATCATTCGGGCCACAAAAAACTTCAGTTCAGAAACTCTGGTCGGGGATGGTGGATTTGGTATGGTCTACAGAGGCCAACTCTCTAACCACTGGAAAAAACAGCTAGTAGCCATCAAACGCCTTGATCCTAAAGGTTATCAAGGAACCAAGGAGTTCCATAATGAAGTCAAGTTGGTTTCAAGTTTCAACCATCCAAACATCATCCCTTTCGTTGGCTACTGTGATGATGAAAATGAGAAAATTATAGTTTTCAAGTATGCTACAAACAGAAGCCTTGAGTATCACCTCCAAGACCGAGATAGGAGGAGTCGCCTAACATGGGAACAACGCCTGAAGATATGCTTAGGGGCAGCGTACGGACTAAAGTACCTTCACTCGGGTGTTGGGGAGCACAGCAGAGTAATTCATAGAGATTTGAAGAGTGCAAATATATTGTTAGATGATAATCTGGAAGCCAAAATATGTGATTTTGGTTTGTCAAGATTAAGTCCAAGAAATCAGCAAGATACCCATGTCCGTACAAAAGCTGCTGGTACAAGGTTTTACATGGATCCGAGTTACGTGGAAAGTAGTACGCTCACTAAAGAGTCCGACATATACTCATTTGGAGTCATAATGTTCGAGATATCTAGTGGGATGATGGCTTATCATGCAAGGCGGTTTAAAGATTCTAAGGAACTTTATCTGATCTACCTCGTCCGAAGCTACTATCACGACCATAAACTCGCTGATGGACTTGACAAGTTAATAGATCCCACTATCAAAGATCTGATTCATATGAGATCTTTTGATAAATTTAATGAAATTGCACATGAGTGCATTAACTTTGATTTTAGGAAACGCCCGACGGTTGATAGGATCATCAAGACTATTGACGAAGCATTGAATATTCAA CTTAATGGATTCGACTCCGCGGCATATTCTGAGGCATTTTGGAATGAGCTCCTGCCACCGGATTACCAAGAAATTATTGAAAGGGCGGTTTCTCCGCTGGGTTTTGCCTCTAAAAAGGAACTCTACTTCTGCCTATCGGACTCACATATCCTCCTTGATCGAGGCTACCTG AGCTTCCAGCTAGATATGGAGAGCGGGAAAAAATCCTACATGTTAGGCGCAAAGGAGCTCTTAATTGATTGGCAAGATGAACCTCAGTACTGGGAATGGGGACATACACTTAAATCAAG gTTTTCGGAGGTTTGTATACTTAAAAGTGTATGCTGGCTTAGCATTCATGGCAAAATAGCATTTGTAATGTTGTCACCATACACTACATATGTAGCATATCTTGTCTTTCGAACTACTAGCAATTCCAAAGGACTTTCTGTGCCGGCTAAAACAATGGTGAGGTTTGGTGGGATAAAAATGGAGACCGAAAATGTGTATCTCCAAAGACCAGAGGGTAGTGAAAAATGGCAAGAAAATGATGTGTTTCCTCATAGGAGAAAGGATGGGTGGATGGAGATCAAGTTGGGAGAATTTGAGTACAATGACGAAGATGTTGGTGAAATTGAGATGGCGTTTGAGGAGGTTAAGTGTTTAAACTGGAAGCATGGTCTTATCGTGGAGGGCATTGAGCTTCGGCCTAAAACTACTGATCAATATTCACCATCTGTAaaacatacatatacacacaaGCAAAGGGAGAGAAAGATGATTAGCAAATCAACCAGTCTCTCAGTGTTGCCAAAAGGTTGTGTGTCGAGCGTGCTATCACTAACTTCTGCACGGAAAGTATTACGGAAATGTACGAcaacaataaaaataagaaattga
- the LOC111893858 gene encoding uncharacterized protein LOC111893858: MGKQKKAQQTEADLLSTLEDFTSKENWDKFFSIKGKDDPFEWYAEWPQLRDLLLTQLQFSSLHENNGESSKSDVQVLVPGCGNSRLSEQLYDAGFQCITNIDFSKVVIGDMLKRNVRSRPFMRWRVMDMTSMQFADKSFDAVLDKGGLDALMEPELGPVLGNQYVSEVKRVLKEGGKFICLTLGESHVLGMFFPKFRYGWKISIHILPQKQSKKSKLKTFMVVAEKASPTTLQTISTSFDHNALDSGDQAKGVLEALETENNIRTKCSSGNDLVYSLEDLKIGVKGDLSELNPGQRVQLTLGEPGQSRFCYKSVLLDAQQNSEEFLYHCGVFLVPKTRAHEWLFSSEEGQWMVVESSKSARLIMVFLDASHTGISSEDIQKDLSPLVRQLAPSKIDDGAQIPFMAASDGIKERKIVHQVTSPLTGQITVDDVIYEKVDGQLGQLSLSKDLVFRRLTFERSEGLIQSEALLSLIDETFEKNVNEKGNKKSSSSSKSKKKGTQKRNDSSNYQNVDHGYLASSYHSGIISGFMLISSYLEKMASSGTTVRAVVIGLGAGLLPMFLHGCIPFLKVEAVELDPVVVGLAKDYFGFTEDEHLKVHITDGIKFVEDVASATTKTENEGIINKLDILIVDVDSPDSSSGMTCPAADFIEESFLSTVKNSLSKEGLFVINLVSRSPAVKEMVVSRMKVVFGKLFSLQLEEDVNEVIFALNSEGSGPTDFDSSPEAYSKLKKLLNVKNPEMNTTIIDSANKIKPLDT; the protein is encoded by the exons ATGGGGAAGCAGAAGAAAGCTCAACAAACAGAAGCAGACCTTCTGAGCACCCTCGAAGACTTCACCAGCAAAGAAAATTGGGATAAATTTTTCAGCATCAAAGGCAAAGATGACCCTTTTGAATGGTACGCCGAGTGGCCTCAGCTCCGTGACCTCCTTCTTACACAGCTGCAGTTTTCCTCACTACATGAAAACAATGGCGAATCATCGAAATCGGATGTTCAAGTTCTTGTACCTGGTTGTGGCAACTCTAGGCTTTCTGAACAATTATACGACGCCGGATTTCAGTGTATAACCAATATTGATTTCTCTAAAGTTGTGATTGGGGATATGTTGAAGCGAAACGTGCGTTCTCGTCCTTTTATGCGATGGAGGGTCATGGATATGACTAGTATGCAg TTTGCAGATAAGTCGTTTGACGCTGTTCTTGATAAGGGTGGATTAGATGCTTTAATGGAGCCTGAGCTTGGCCCTGTGCTAGGGAATCAATATGTATCAGAG GTTAAGAGAGTTCTGAAAGAAGGGGGAAAGTTTATTTGTTTAACCCTTGGAGAATCACATGTATTAG GCATGTTTTTTCCTAAATTCAGATACGGATGGAAAATCAGCATTCATATACTCCCTCAAAAACAatctaaaaagtcaaaattgaaaacCTTTATGGTGGTAGCTGAGAAAGCAAGTCCCACAACATTACAGACAATATCAACGTCTTTTGACCACAATGCCCTTGATAGCGGTGATCAG gctAAAGGAGTTTTGGAAGCTCTTGAAACTGAGAATAATATTCGAACAAAATGCTCAAGTGGTAATGATTTAGTGTATTCACTTGAAGACCTAAAAATTGGAGTCAAAGGGGATTTATCAGAGCTTAATCCTGGTCAAAGGGTACAGTTGACTTTGGGTGAACCTGGTCAATCCCGTTTCTGTTATAAAAGTGTACTTCTTGATGCTCAACAAAATTCTGAGGAGTTCTTATATCATTGTGGGGTTTTTCTTGTACCCAAG ACTCGGGCTCATGAATGGCTCTTCTCTTCAGAAGAAGGACAATGGATGGTTGTTGAGAGTTCAAAGTCAGCTCGTCTCATAATG gTTTTCCTCGATGCCAGCCATACGGGTATCAGTAGTGAGGATATACAG aAGGATCTTTCTCCTCTTGTTAGACAATTAGCACCTTCAAAGATTGATGATGGAGCTCAAATTCC ATTTATGGCAGCAAGTGATGGGATCAAAGAGAGAAAAATTGTTCACCAG GTGACATCACCATTGACTGGTCAAATAACTGTTGATGATGTCATATATGAAAAAGTTGATGGTCAACTCGGTCAACTTTCTCTCTCCAAAGACCTTGTATTTCGTAGGCTAACTTTTGAAAGATCAGAAGGCTTGATACAATCTGAAGCATTACTTTCTCTAATTGATGAAACATTTGAAAAAAATGTAAatgaaaaaggaaataaaaaatccagctcatcttcaaaatcaaagaaaaaaggAACCCAAAAAAGAAATG ATTCAAGCAATTATCAAAATGTTGATCATGGATATTTAGCAAGTTCTTATCATTCTGGAATTATATCTGGATTTATGCTCATCTCTTCATACCTTGAAAAAATGGCATCATCTGGAACAACA GTTAGGGCAGTTGTAATTGGTCTTGGTGCTGGGCTACTTCCTATGTTTCTCCATGGATGCATTCCATTTTTAAAAGTTGAG GCAGTTGAGTTGGATCCAGTAGTTGTGGGACTTGCTAAAGATTATTTTGGTTTCACAGAAGATGAACACCTTAAG GTACACATCACCGATGGGATAAAATTCGTTGAAGATGTTGCCTCTGCCACCACTAAAACAGAAAATGAAGGCATCATCAACAAACTCGACATACTCATAGTAGATGTCGACTCCCCAGACTCAAG cTCTGGGATGACGTGTCCTGCTGCAGACTTTATTGAAGAGTCTTTTCTCTCAACTGTTAAAAATTCATTATCCAAGGAAGGTCTTTTTGTTATTAACCTTGTATCCCGATCGCCAGCTGTCAAGGAAATGGTAGTGTCAAGAATGAAAGTG GTGTTTGGAAAACTTTTCTCCCTTCAGCTTGAAGAGGATGTGAATGAAGTGATATTTGCTCTCAACTCGGAGGGTTCGGGTCCCACGGATTTTGATTCTTCACCCGAGGCTTATAGTAAACTCAAGAAATTATTAAATGTCAAAAACCCCGAGATGAACACAACCATAATTGATTCTGCAAACAAGATCAAACCTCTCGATACTTGA